The segment ATTTCGCCTCGCCGCACGACATCGACATCGCCAGCCGCATCGCCGACTGCCTCTGCGGCGGTGCGATCGAGCGCGGTTCGCCCGTCGACGAAGCCTGGCTGCTGGCGCTGGAGCGCAAGCACTTCGTGGCACTGGCCAAGACCGAGAAGACCCAGGCGCGCATCGCCCACACGATGAGCACCGGCAAGCCGCTGCGTAACTGATGAGCCGTCATCCCGGCGAAAGCCGGGATCCAGCGACTCACTACCGTTTGAAGACACTGGGTTCCGGCTTTCGCCGGAATGACGATCAAAAACTTGGGCGTCGCCGCGCTACGCGCGACGCCACGGAGCAAGCACCATGACCAAGCAAGTACAGGACGCCTACATCGTCGCCGCCACCCGCACCCCGGTCGGCAAGGCGCCGCGCGGCGTGTTCCGCAACACCCGTCCGGACGACATGCTCGCCCACGTGATCCGCGCCGTGATGGCGCAGGCGCCGGGCGTCGATCCGCACCGCATCGAGGACGTGATCGTCGGCTGTGCCATGCCCGAGGCCGAGCAGGGCATGAACGTGGCGCGCATCGGCGCCCTGCTCGCCGGCCTGCCGTACACCGTGCCCGGCGTGACCATCAACCGCTTCTGCTCGTCCGGCGTGCAGGCCATCGCCATGGCCGCCGACCGCATCCAGCTCGGCGTGGCCGACCTGATGATCGCGGCCGGCACCGAGAGCATGAGCATGGTGCCGATGATGGGCCACAAGGTGGCGATGAACCCGGCCATCTTCGCCAACGACGAGGATCGCGCCATCGCCTACGGCATGGGCATCACCGCCGAGAAGGTGGCCGAGCAGTGGAAGGTCACCCGCGAGCAGCAGGATGCCTTCGCGGTGGAAAGCCACCGCCGCGCGCTGGCCGCCATCGCCGCCGGCGAGTTCAAGGACGAGATCACCCCGTTCCAGCTCGACGACCACTATCCGGACCTCGCCACCGGCGGCATCAAAACCGACAGCCGCCTGATCGACACCGACGAGGGCCCGCGCGCGGGCACCACGATGGAGGTGCTGGCCAAGCTGCGCACGGTGTTCCGCAATGACCGCTTCGGCGGCTCGGTGACTGCCGGCAACTCCTCGCAGATGTCCGACGGCGCCGGCGCGCTGCTGCTGGCCAGCGAGAAGGCGATCAAGGAGTTCAACCTGACCCCGATCGGCCGCTTCGTCGGCTACTCGGTGGCCGGCGTGAAACCGGAGATCATGGGCATCGGTCCGAAGGAAGCGATCCCCAAGGCGCTCAAGCAGACCGGCATCTCGCAGGACCAGCTGGACTGGATCGAGCTCAACGAGGCGTTCGCCGCGCAGGCGCTGGCGGTGATCGGCGACCTCGGTCTGGACCCGGCCAAGGTCAACCCGCTGGGCGGCGCCATCGCGCTGGGCCACCCGCTGGGCGCCACCGGTGCGGTGCGTGCCGCCACCCTGCTGCACGGCATGCGCCGCCGCAAGCAGAAGTACGGCATGGTGACCATGTGCATCGGCACCGGCATGGGTGCGGCAGGCGTGTTCGAATCGCTCTGATCCGCGATCCGGTTCGAACGAAAAAGCGCCGCAGCGATGCGGCGCTTTTTCTTTTGGGGCAAACACCTCACTCAGCCGGTCTCGCTCCTGTCGAAGTGCCATAGCCCCAGGCCCGCCATCAGCAGGCCACCGAGCGATCCCACGACGACCACCTGCATCAGGTGGTTGGATTGACGCGCGAGCACCTGCACCGGCATCGACCAGGGAAACCACGGGCCGAACCGGGCCGACTGGCCGATCAGGAACCCGGCCACCGTACCGGCCACGCCAACGAACACCGACGTGGTGAAGCTTTGCCAGCGTATGGCCACCCAGGCCTGCAGCGCGATCATCAGGCCAGCGGCAGCCACACACGCGCTTGCATGGACGGCCAGCCAACGCCACGGCGCCGGACCGGCGATGCCGAACGCCGGCTGCGTATGCATGATCACCCAGCCGGCCAGCGGCGTAGCGAGGGCGAGCAAGGCGGTCGCCATCACCACCATCGCTGCCAGCACGAACAGCTTGGCCGCGTAGTGGCTCCAGCGCGGCAACGGCAGCGCCAGCAGGTGCTTCCAGGTCTGCGGGCCGTGTTCCATGTTCGCCAGCAAGGCCGCCTGCAGGGTCACGAACAGCGGCAGCATCAGAAACACCCACAGCACGAACAATCCACTGGCAAAGCGCATCCAGGCCTCCTGCCCGCTGAGCGACGAGGGCCCATGCAGCCGGCTCAGGCTGATCTGCAGCACGCTCAGCAGCACCACCAGCATCGGCGCCAGCACCACCATCCAGGCCGCCAGGGTATGCCGCAGCTTCACCTGCTCGGCGGCCAGTGCCCGACCCAGTGCGCTCATGCGGCGTCCCTCCCGGTCATCTCGAAGAACAGCGTCTCCAGCGAGCGCGGGCTTCGCGCCAGCGCGTGCACCTCGTGCCCCTGGGTCACCAGCCATCGGTTGATCTCGTGGTCCGGCCGCTGCGGCATCGGCACGCGCACGGTGGTGGGGTCGACCCGCTGGGCGGCCTCGCCCAGTTCCGCAAGGGCAGTGCAGACCGCATCGCCATCGGTGCAGCGGATCACCAGAGGGTCCCCATAGCGCTCGCGCAATTCGCCGGGCGTGCCCTGGAACCGCAGCTTTCCCTGGTGCAGCACGCCGACATGCGAGGCCATCTGCTCCACCTCGGCCAGCAGGTGGCTGGAAACGAACACGGTAATGCCCAGCTCGCCGGCCATGCGCTGCAGCAGGGTGCGCAACTCGACGATGCCCGCCGGATCCAGGCCGTTGCTCGGCTCGTCCAGCACCAGCAGCCGCGGCTCGCCGAGCAGGGCCAGCGCGATGCCGAGGCGTTGGCGCATGCCCAGCGAGTACACACGCACGCGGCGATGCGCATCGCGCTCGAGGCCGACGATGCGCAGTACGGCGTCGATGCGCTCCGGTGCAAGACCGAGCAGGCGCCGGGTGACTTCCAGGTTTTCGTAACCGGACAGGTGGGGGTACAGCGAGGGCGACTCCACCATCGAACCGACCTGCCGCAGGGGAGCGCGCGACTGCCGCGTCAGCGGCTGACCGAACAGGCGGATCTCGCCGTCATCCGCGCGCAGGAGGCCGAGCAGCAGGCGGATGGTGGTGGTCTTGCCGGCCCCGTTCGGACCGAGAAAGCCGTACACGCTGCCCGCGGGCACCGCCAGGTCGAGCGCCCCCACGCCGTGTCCGGTGGCAAAGCGGCGCGTCAACGCCCGGGTTTCGATGGCCAGCATGGCGCGAGTTCTCCGTGGATCATTCGTGGCCCATCAAGCCAGAACGCGCCTCCCCCGGCCATAGGCCTGAGCTCACAGTGACTTGTGACCGGTGCCGCCCAGCTCAGCCTTCAGCCACCTCGAAACGGTACCCGGCGCCATACACCGAACGGATGAAGGCTTGCCCGGGTGCGATGTCCTCCAGCTTGCGACGGAGGTTGCGCACGTGGCTGTCGACCACGCGATCGGTCACGTCACGCAGGTCGTCGTGCATGAGGTCCAGCAGCTGGTCGCGCGAATAGATCCGGCCGGGCTGCGACAGCATGGCCTGCAGCAGGCGGTACTCGGTGGTGGTCAGCGGCAAGGGGCGTCCCTGGTAGCGGATGCGCTGCGCGGACTCGTCCAGGGTAAACGGGTTGGCCGCCGCGCCCGGCCGGCTGCGGCGGAGTACCGCCTGCACCCGGGCCACCACCTCCCGCGGGCTGAACGGCTTGCAGATGTAGTCGTCGGCGCCGAGCTCCAGCCCGAGCAGGCGATCGATCTCCTCGACGCGTGCGGTGAGCATGATCACCGGCAACGCGCTGTCGCGGCGCAGTTCGCGCAGGATCGCCAGCCCGTCCTGGCCCGGCAGCATGATGTCCAGCAGCAGCAGCGCCGGCCGCTCGGCAGCCAACGCCGCAAGCACGCGGTCCCCCTCGCCCACCACCGATGCCTCGTGGCCGGACTGCGCAAGGTAGTCGGCCAGCAGCCGGGCGATCTTCGGCTCGTCCTCGGCGATCAGGATCCGGGCCATCAGGCCGTCTCCAGTGGCAGGTGCAGTTCCATCCGCAGGCCGCCCAGCGGCGAGACCGATGCCGTCAGCGTGCCCCCATGCGCGATGGCGATCCGCTGCGCGATCGCCAGGCCCAGTCCGCTTCCACCGAGGGCGCGATTGCGCGAGCCGTCGACGCGGTACAGCGGCTGGAACAGGAAGGGCAAGGCTTCTTCGGGCACGCCGGGCGGCGTGTCGTCGATGCGCAGGCAGGCCTGGCCGCCCTCGACGAACACCCGCGCCTCGATCCTGCCCCCGCGCTCGGTGTAGCGCAGGCTGTTGCTGAGCAGATTGTCGATCAGCTGGCGCATGCGATCGGCGTCGACATGGACCGGCGCCGGCTGATCGTCGTGGGCGATGGCGATGCCGGCCATCTGCGCGGTGGCATCGAAGCGTGCCACCCCTTCGATCAGCAGCTCGGCCAGGTCGTGTCGTGCCGGCCGGTAGCTCAGCGAGCCGGCATCGGCCATCGACCACTGGTGCAGGTCATCCACCAACCGACCGAGCCGCATCACCTCCTCGTGCACCGAGGCCAGTGTCGCGGCATCCGTCGGCCGCACGCCGTCACGCATCGCTTCCAGTTCGCCGCGCACGATCGCCAGCGGCGTGCGCAGTTCGTGCGAGATGTCGGCCATCCAGCGCTGCCGCGCGGTGTCGTGCGCCGCCAGCGCCTTGCTCAGGCGATTGACGTGCCGTACCAGATCGCCCAGTTCGTCCTGCCGGTGCGTAGTCAGCTGCCCGCCGAACGCGCCGTCGGAGAGTTTGCGCGCCGCCTTTTCGACGTCACGCAGCGGCGCGAGCAGGTGACGGGCGAAGGCCCACGCCACGGCCATCGCCAGCAACAGCAGCAGCCCGGCCAGCCAGGCCATGCCGCGCACCTGCGCAGCGAGGAACGCGGTGTCGCGGGGATCGGCCGGGCGGCTCAGTGGGCGCAGTGCCAGCCAGCCCACCACGCTGCCGTCGACCCGGATCGGGCGCTCCAGGGCGCCCGGTGGCGGGATCTCTCCGGCGACCACGGCATGGCCGGCATCGAGCAGGCTGACCCTCGCCGGCAGAGGCGCCGACGGGGTCTGCGCCACCGCCGGTGGAGGGGGCGGTGGCGGGGGTAGCGGCGGTGGGGGCGGAGGTGGAGGTAGCGGCGCCTCCAACGGCGAAGGCCGCGGTCCCGTCCCCTCATCCACCGGATGCTGATCCGGCACCAGCGAGCGTTGCAACACCGAATGCCAGACCTGCGGGTCGCGCAGACCGTCAAACCCGCTCACCGCATCGCCGCGCCGGGCCAACGTCTGCGCCAGCGGGGTAAGACGGTCCAGGTCGGCATCGTTCACGTA is part of the Dyella thiooxydans genome and harbors:
- a CDS encoding acetyl-CoA C-acyltransferase, with protein sequence MTKQVQDAYIVAATRTPVGKAPRGVFRNTRPDDMLAHVIRAVMAQAPGVDPHRIEDVIVGCAMPEAEQGMNVARIGALLAGLPYTVPGVTINRFCSSGVQAIAMAADRIQLGVADLMIAAGTESMSMVPMMGHKVAMNPAIFANDEDRAIAYGMGITAEKVAEQWKVTREQQDAFAVESHRRALAAIAAGEFKDEITPFQLDDHYPDLATGGIKTDSRLIDTDEGPRAGTTMEVLAKLRTVFRNDRFGGSVTAGNSSQMSDGAGALLLASEKAIKEFNLTPIGRFVGYSVAGVKPEIMGIGPKEAIPKALKQTGISQDQLDWIELNEAFAAQALAVIGDLGLDPAKVNPLGGAIALGHPLGATGAVRAATLLHGMRRRKQKYGMVTMCIGTGMGAAGVFESL
- a CDS encoding ABC transporter permease; this translates as MSALGRALAAEQVKLRHTLAAWMVVLAPMLVVLLSVLQISLSRLHGPSSLSGQEAWMRFASGLFVLWVFLMLPLFVTLQAALLANMEHGPQTWKHLLALPLPRWSHYAAKLFVLAAMVVMATALLALATPLAGWVIMHTQPAFGIAGPAPWRWLAVHASACVAAAGLMIALQAWVAIRWQSFTTSVFVGVAGTVAGFLIGQSARFGPWFPWSMPVQVLARQSNHLMQVVVVGSLGGLLMAGLGLWHFDRSETG
- a CDS encoding ABC transporter ATP-binding protein, whose protein sequence is MLAIETRALTRRFATGHGVGALDLAVPAGSVYGFLGPNGAGKTTTIRLLLGLLRADDGEIRLFGQPLTRQSRAPLRQVGSMVESPSLYPHLSGYENLEVTRRLLGLAPERIDAVLRIVGLERDAHRRVRVYSLGMRQRLGIALALLGEPRLLVLDEPSNGLDPAGIVELRTLLQRMAGELGITVFVSSHLLAEVEQMASHVGVLHQGKLRFQGTPGELRERYGDPLVIRCTDGDAVCTALAELGEAAQRVDPTTVRVPMPQRPDHEINRWLVTQGHEVHALARSPRSLETLFFEMTGRDAA
- a CDS encoding response regulator, whose protein sequence is MARILIAEDEPKIARLLADYLAQSGHEASVVGEGDRVLAALAAERPALLLLDIMLPGQDGLAILRELRRDSALPVIMLTARVEEIDRLLGLELGADDYICKPFSPREVVARVQAVLRRSRPGAAANPFTLDESAQRIRYQGRPLPLTTTEYRLLQAMLSQPGRIYSRDQLLDLMHDDLRDVTDRVVDSHVRNLRRKLEDIAPGQAFIRSVYGAGYRFEVAEG
- a CDS encoding ATP-binding protein; protein product: MTPASSRPTGWRLRVAHKLFLLLAMAMAFSLLAMGLLTVHHLRSSFVAYVNDADLDRLTPLAQTLARRGDAVSGFDGLRDPQVWHSVLQRSLVPDQHPVDEGTGPRPSPLEAPLPPPPPPPPLPPPPPPPPAVAQTPSAPLPARVSLLDAGHAVVAGEIPPPGALERPIRVDGSVVGWLALRPLSRPADPRDTAFLAAQVRGMAWLAGLLLLLAMAVAWAFARHLLAPLRDVEKAARKLSDGAFGGQLTTHRQDELGDLVRHVNRLSKALAAHDTARQRWMADISHELRTPLAIVRGELEAMRDGVRPTDAATLASVHEEVMRLGRLVDDLHQWSMADAGSLSYRPARHDLAELLIEGVARFDATAQMAGIAIAHDDQPAPVHVDADRMRQLIDNLLSNSLRYTERGGRIEARVFVEGGQACLRIDDTPPGVPEEALPFLFQPLYRVDGSRNRALGGSGLGLAIAQRIAIAHGGTLTASVSPLGGLRMELHLPLETA